A stretch of DNA from Coccidioides posadasii str. Silveira chromosome 1, complete sequence:
CATACAGACTACAGCTAGCTTAGCCCTCACGAGCCCAAGAAAGTCACTTGGAAATGTGGATCCACCAACTAGGATGATGCGTATGGTTAAAATCATTGGAGATACGGATACCAACCTTCACGAACGGTGGCCGCGATCTCTCCGACCTAGATTTTAATCTATATTTTAATATGATTTATACTGGTATAGAGTAGTTAATGAAGCCTAAATTTTCTCTAAAATTTGAGGTAGATCACGGGATTGTTCGAAGGCTTTCATGATCCACTCGTAAGTCGCCCACTAGGATAGTCAGCGCATGATGGAGATTCAAGTGCTCGTCAAGCTTCATACCTGCACAGCGTTCACGATAAACGCTCGAATACTACACACTCCAAGCCCTCGGTAGAAAATGCTCAGGCCCTCGGAGCGGTATGCTTGCCTGGCTATCTCAACCGAATTCAATACCCGGCCAGTCGTGGGGGTCTGAGAGTGGGATGCACTGGCCAGCAGTGGCTGTTTATCCGGAAGGATGCTACCCAAACGAGCTCCTGGAAGAGATTGAGCCTGAAGCCTCGTTTTAATTACATCAAGTGGAAAAACAGATGCCCATGTTACAACACCTGCAATTCCACCGCACAATAAAATACTGATGGCTTCTTGTTGCGAACTTGGCCCTCTGGAGTCCATCAATCGCTTGCAGAGTTCGTAAGACCAAAAACTAAAGAATAAGTTGGCGGTCAATCGGACGGAACTCGATAGCTTTCTAGAACGGAGGCAAACGCACTAAAAGCCGTATCCCACAGAGTCACGAATACTTGTAACTAGGCCCCCGAAATAAAGACCTTTTGGGCCTGACTTGCGTAAGATATCCTTTGCAACGGTCCAGGAGGAAACAGACTGATGGCTGCTGAGTTGCGCACGACATTTGACGAGCTCAGTTGGAGAAGATATTGTCCAGCTTGCAAGTCCTCCTATTGCGCCTGCAAGCCAA
This window harbors:
- a CDS encoding uncharacterized protein (EggNog:ENOG410PI84~COG:C~TransMembrane:5 (n4-12c21/22o58-77i108-130o150-169i205-226o246-267i)~BUSCO:10494at33183) yields the protein MARVVGAPLTFLGPPVCPAKAESLPASTEHEDFVGNDTNSAALGSLDGQSSPMSADFWAGYLSGAIGIIIGNPLDIIKVRLQASHTTPANAITPPNPIRGQFEGTSSLVRGAAAPILGYGALNALLFVAYNRTLMYLSPTTTDPTNPQGVPLSQIWLAGAIGGLASWTISSPTELVKCRAQLSSHQSVSSWTVAKDILRKSGPKGLYFGGLVTSIRDSVGYGFYFWSYELCKRLMDSRGPSSQQEAISILLCGGIAGVVTWASVFPLDVIKTRLQAQSLPGARLGSILPDKQPLLASASHSQTPTTGRVLNSVEIARQAYRSEGLSIFYRGLGVCSIRAFIVNAVQWATYEWIMKAFEQSRDLPQILEKI